Below is a genomic region from Salmo salar chromosome ssa11, Ssal_v3.1, whole genome shotgun sequence.
ATCAAACATTTTAAAGTCTAAAAATGTATGTACCAattgctgattgcccctttttaAAGTTATTTCAGGACATTAATCAGTTATCAACAGAAATGATCCTATTACATTTCAATAATGACAACTGAGTTGTCAGAGATAAGGTAGAGTTGTCAGAGACAAATTATATTCTATGATTTGTAAAGCAACAGACGGTTGTTGTGACAgataaacataaatataaatTTATTCAATTTAAATCAGCTGACATAATCATAATCACTCACATTTCATTCATTGGTCTATGGAAAGTCATTACAATTTAAGAATGCCACATGTGCTTCCAGTAACTGAAGTTTCACTGAAAATGGTGAGTAAATCTTCTGATGATAGTGTTTTTGCACCGTTACACCCATAATGTGGGAGGACACTATTGTTTGTTAAATTGACAGATATGACACAAAGCTATACTGACAGTAGCAGCATTTATTCATCAAAATGTCACTAACAGATTATTTTGAGTTTGATGCCAATTTCATGACTCACTTAACAAGAACTTGAATGAGCGACCTACCCACTCCAGACCCTTAATTTAAAGGCAAGTTCCAACAATATGAGACAAGATCATAACAAATGCAATCTGCTAAATCCTGAGTGAGATGATCAAGGTAGATACGCACTATTTAAAGGCATATTTCTAGTTTTGCAGTTCAAGATCACACACACTTCTATCACAACACGCTCTCTATCCATTTCACCACTTACGCAACACACTGTAATGGAAAACTGTAATTTAAACATGGTAATTCTGGGTATTatcaacagtaaaatactgtgaaaCATTTTTTGTTGGCAGGGAAAGAATTGCTGTATTTCgaatggtactgtaattccatcccacagaatacagtaccgTACCATATTTTTGTAGTGGCAAAAACCTTTTGACCACTAGTGGTTGCATGGTGTTGTTGTtttgatatgagtcagaaacatttattctagtatcaaaattgactacaaagtgcaAATAGAATCATTtttgtcataaagtcagtctcgtccaaaactgAGATTTGCGAGATGATAGGTAAAAATAGTATGTCACGGAATGAAGGATACCGTAACAGTTTTCCATGGGTTGGGTTTATTTTAATCCTGCCTACATCCCCACAGCTGGGAGCACTCAAGTAATCTTCAATTCGGAGCGCTGCTGCATAATACCGatggtcaatttggtttgacattcGACATCCCTATGGGGTtagttagggaccatcagtaaattacacaatgtacatgggacaatattttaaaaacctcaaaccaactaCACATTGAAGAAATTCatctacaaatattgaaagcatttaatgagaaaactaaaagatgTGCAACATGAAAACATTGCCcaatttacattgtgtaatttattgacggtccctaactatCCCCAGAGATAGGCTGGCAAACCAATTTTGCCACAGTAAAACACCAGCTGGCTGAAGCTATTTAGCGAAATAATTTGGTTAACTCTTCccacctgcaaacacacacaagagacacccAGATTTAACCACACCCAGAAACCAACTCACGTTTGAATTCAATCATGTCATGGCCGTtagcatttcttaatgaaccaaatcAGGAAGTGTAGTCCTCCTTTAATGGTTTAGCATTTTGCCATGTGCTTTTGGTCTGTTTTGCCCCTTGAGTCGCTGCCAGTTTAGAAGTCTTTGTTAAGGCCTCTAGaagttgcctggctacccagactccttgtTCTGGCCAAACGCTACGCCACGACCAAagacgttagtttcttctccgAAATAAGTCTGGAGCTGAGTATCTCCCCGACCCTTCACAAAATGTGaacagaaaccgatgggttgggccagagccagaactcACGTGGGTGAAGCAGCAGTTTGGAAATCAGTCATTTGCTTTGATACTCTGGTTAGAGACAATtcaatcgctgatgactttgttttgtacaacgcccCTCGTGCCCCTTCTCACCACAATTGACTTCAATGAATgcagtctcagactaaagtatATAGCGAACGACAGAGGAGCGGAAGAATTTAGTGTGAGTCGTCAGGCTATtctagaagtgcaagtgatataaaacaccaaatattcaTTGATGTGCTGTATGTGTAAACACATTacctagcagccaacctgcttgcaccaatcccatgtaattacagtaaaatactgtgaaatacaaacCACACCTCCCCACAATGAATTTCATTCATCCATTTATTCACACATTCATTACGATTATAGTAGCATTTACttttttacagtataatacagtcaattctacagtagtgtactgtgTGTCATTACACAGTACTTGCATTGATACTGTATTTAGATTACAGTAGGTGTACTGAAATATGAAATACAGTAACTTACTTGCCAATGAGCTGCCTGTAAGTTACTGTCAAATTCAATACAACCCCTTTACAGTGTACATTATAGTTTTAAATCAGCACGAGTTGACCACATGAGATGGCCAACATAAATGTCAGGCACGCAGGCTTCCTCTGACCCTTGAACCCAGAGATACTTCTGGTGTCAACCATGCTCTGTATGAATGGACCTACTGACTATCAAATGTGTTCCCTGTGGCCTTTTTGCCAGAGCCCCTGGTCGAGAACAGAGATTCCTGTCTTTCTCAGTCAGATGTATGGAGTCAGAGCATCTCAAACCTCATTGAGCCATTCAAGCAACCACACTTCTGAGAAACAGCACTTTGCAGAACTGTAATTCTTCCTATGGTAGTCCCATCAGTAATCTATTTACTATTATTGGTCAGTCAGATAGATCCAGGCAAAGCCAGTGTCCCATCTACTCAGTGAGTTTGATGTCTAACCAAACATTTGAGTTTTACTCTTTTTGTCTTTGAGTTGTAGAGATATGGATGGGAAACATCTGACCTGACAAGGGCTAtaggcctccacacacacacacacacacacacacacacacacacacacacacacacacacacaaacaaacacacagagagagagagagagagagagcaatctgCCACGTCTCCATTAATCTCTGCAGAAACAAAGGGGCCTGCTTAGGGTTTGGCCTCCACTGGCAGTGAGTTGGGAATTCTTTTTACTTCATTTGGCACCAAATTAATCTTGATCACCATAAGGCAAATAAAAGGTGGCTTTGAGGAGAGAGTGTCTTTGGGAGTGGTGGAGATGGATCACAGAGACAGTGGTGTGGGGGAATGTTGGGCCCCTCAAGATGAGAATCAATCTTGTGAGTCTCATTGTCTAATTGCATGCAAAAGGGATGATGTAATTTGTGTTGAATAAATGTTATTTCAATAATCGAGGGGCCATgtatgttaatacattatgagtAAGTGAAAAAACAGTGGAGAgtggagagtgagaaagaaagagagatgtatgtacaaatcaaatgttattggttgcatacacatatttagcagatgttattgcgggtgtagcaaaatgcttgtgttcttagctccatcagtgcagtaatatctaacaagtacttAACTAAACATGGTGGCTTAGCTCTGTGGCAGCCAAACCAGATCACCATCAACATACAAAACGTAGTTTAGTTTATAATGATGGTGGCAAAAGTTCTCCTAACCAGACCCAATTTATGACAAATGATTTTTTATGACCTTTTTAAATTGAGCTTTCATTTATTAACAGTGTTAtgtggaaaatattcagattccCCATTCAGGTTttgtttttgtgaagtgcagaCTTCAGAGCTGTTCTTTTGATTTACAGCAGGGGTCATGGGGTCGGGCACTGCCATAGCCCATAGACTGAGAATGCTGCCCATTAATCTTTGATACCTGTTACACAGTACTTTAGCACTCCTTGTGTAGTTGGCTTTCCATTATAGGTCTGTGATTTATTGTGGCATCAGGGGGTCCCTGAGGTGGTCTGTTTCCAAGGGCCACGATTTATACTTTCAGAGACATCGCAACATAGGACCAGCCCCTCTAATGAAGGAGAGGCCTGGACTTCCATGGACCAGCCGGTTCTGAACTCCATAGTACCAGGTCCCCATACTAAACTATTACTCACTAAAACCATCTAGACTAATTCACATATTCACACAACAGAGCCTTTaactaacagtagcctatcagtgTAAAGTCTTCCATTTTCACAGCTCAATATGTGTGCCATTATCAACTGGGCAGGAATCTCGCTCGGTAATGtacaatagacacacacagctacactttCACCCACATTACTAAACTGAAACTTCATGACCAGCAAACTTTTGCAGAAGTTTACCGAAGCACATTTCACAATCCATAGGCTATACTGAAAATGTTGCCCCGCCCTTAGGGcgttaacctctataggtcaaGGACGTTTCAAGGGATGACCCTGTATTAGCATAGGGTGACACCCGCTGAGGAAAGAAAGTGAACTCAATGCATCTGAGTCCATGGCGGAGTGGAGACAGTGGGGGGGGTTGACGAGAGTCAACATGGAGAAATCCTCAAAGacaaagagaagtgggaggagGCAGTGGCTGGGAGATGGTGGGAGGTGGTCAGGTGGACGTTATGTTAAGTGATTGACAACCTGTAATCCTCTCATTAGGCAGCTATTTGTTTTGGGTTATGGAGCAACACAGGTTGGAGGCAAGACACCAGCACTCGTCACCCGGCCTACAGCTGATTTACTGCACACCTGTGGGAGGGAGTTGCAACGGCAGCAGGGCCTCGGGACACACAGTCAGGCCACCCTCAACTATAGAGCAGCATTCTAATTCCTAGAGAAtcgctctgtgttctctctctctctctctctctgataaatAACTGAGGTCCATTCAGACAGTGAGCATGTACTCTTTAAAACAAACATATACTTCATATATTAACATAaacacaatacaacatacagtactagctatatacagtagataatACCACCCACCCTCTACTAACACAGAACAGCACTCGTATTGAATGTTACTAACAAAGCATAACTCCTTCAACAGACTACAGATCATCTCACTTCTACAGCTATAAAAACGCTATCGCTTTCTTTCAGAAGGGGAGAGGCACATAATTGTAGCTTTGCTATCACATAGAATGAGAAAGGAGTGAATTCCTAGTGCTCATGAAGCATTAAACCAACCGAAGGGCTATGCCATAATCTGCCACAAAGCTCTGACATGTGAAAAAGAAGTGTGCATGTCAACCAGTGTGagatgacctgactgcagttcaggcCAGGGCCTTGATCTAACCGACTTccgtgggcaaatgctcactttctatggccactggcacgctggagaagtgtgctcttcagggatgaatcccagtttcaactgtaccaggcagatggcagacagcgtgtatggcgttgtgtgggcgagcggtttgctgatgtcaacgttgtgaacggagtgccccatggtggtggtggggttatgtatgggcaggcataagctgaggacaacaaacacaattgcattttatcaatggcaatttcaatgcacagtgataccatgatgagatcctgaggcccattgtcgtgccattcatcacctcatgtttcagcaagataatgcactgccccatgtcgcaaggatcagtaaacaattactggaagctgaaaatctcccagttcttccatggtctacatactcaccagacttgtcacccattgagcatgtttgggatgctctctaaccattaggctacctgccgtcccatgTAAtgactgagtgttggagcgtgactatggctatccgtaaattaaaaaaactataaaatggtgccatctggtttgcttaatataaggaattctaAATGATTTATACGtttacttttggtacttaagtatatttaaaaccaaatacttttatacttttactcaagtagaattttactgggtgacttttccttgagtcattttctaatacagtatctttacttttactcaagtatgacaattggacaCAGCGATCATGAAGAAGATAAAAGTAGCTGAAATGAGACACCTAccattccccacatggcagcttcttgtcattgttgctagctatctgaccatTCAGAAATCATAACAAAGCAGAGCTTCTGGCCCTATCCATGCCTGTGCATTATTTTGTGACTTTGTCAGCCAACCCATCTATGGAGAGTGGATTGACACAGCTGCAGGGAACAGCATGACTTTTCTCTCAAAACAGTGCAGAGGTGGAAGATGGCTGTGGTAGGAAATCCCCCATTGTAACTTTGCCATACCCTACATTTAGCTGAAGCCCCTGGTCAAAATATGTAGGGATTTTGAAAAAAAGTGCAATAATGTGCAACTTAGGTGATAGGAATAGAAGGACTTCCTTATAGGCCATATGGGTTAATGATAAAAATCGATTTTTATTGAAAATAAGTTTAGTTTAAAAACGTGTAAATGTGAGAGTCAAGGTGAAAGAGTCACCCACATTCGTGAACAATAACAAGTCTTGACAAAAAGAAAACCTATTTTGGTAGTTTTACTGTAGCTATTCAATAACCTGTGGAGAGGAATGTTAAGAATATGAAAAACTCATATTCCTATGGAAACGACTGTGAGATTAAACGTTATTGCGACTCTTAGAAAAAGTGTGATAAATCTGATTTCGACTATTCACAGAATTGATCCCTTATTTAGATCCTCTTTCACACAACAATAATATTGATATTCCACAAACATGACTTGCAAAGGTAAAAGAACATACCATTCTGTTCAAACTTGTTTTGTTATTGTTCTAATGTTATATAACAGAACttcaacatttttttatttggccTACAGCCAATGATATTTTAACCAATCACATGATTATCGATAACTTTAATTTGAATAGAACATTTCAACACTCCCATAAGTGCTTGATCGTCTTCTGCCTGGTAACAGCAATTCCTCCTATTGGTTTAGACTCATTTCGGTCTCCTCcctagtcagagagagagaacttgtgtgagtgtaatatttactgtaaatgttttattgtttatttcacttttgtttatcgatttcacttgctttggcaatgtaaacatgtttcccatgcctatAAAGCCCCTTGAACTGTATTGTACCATGTTTAATGACATAAAATTAAACTGAAACCTGAAATCAATATTGTTAACAAGCTATTTTGTCTAAATTAGAGAGGTTTATAACGCTATTATTATTAGGTTAAGCTTTAACGTAAACGACTTTGCACATCGTGTTTTACTCTTGAGATATTAAATAGCCTGCCTTGCTCAATGGCTGATGGTTGCTTTTTACAGGTTTTGTGATGCATAGGTATATTGAATATGCCTGCAATCTGAACAACTACATGAATTGCTGTATAATGAGTATGTTAAAGCGACTTAAAAAAAGACATGTCCCACTGTTAATCGTCTTTGTGTGGTAGAAGCTTGCCCATGTGCTCACCTCATGTTCGACTGGGTGACGAGCAGAGAAGCCGGGGCTATTCTCTGATGGCTTTTTTTAAACAGGAACGTTTCAAGAATGTGTCTATACCGCCCCCTATCAAAATCGGACCATTTCACATTCATCTCTGCATAACCAACTTCCCTATACCGACACTAGCCTTACATCCCTCCTCCCTCAAACCCCCACCACTCAGCGTCCGTTCTCTTCACCCCCTCCTGACTCCCCTCGGCTGTATAGGCTACGCCACCCAGAATACTGGGACCTCCCATTTCCATACCTATAGGAGTGGATCAGCAGCGATTGGAAGGACTTGGGACTTTAGAGGGGTAGTTCTTTAGAGTCATCCTCCTCTCGCTATAGACTCCTTAGCTCCGCTCTCTCAGACTCGCTGTTGCTTTGATCTCCTCCTTAACAACAGTTAACGTCATCGCATAACCCTCTGAAGGAGAGTTTTGTCTCGAAGCGTGAAGCTCTCAGAGGGCTACATTTTAGGAACAGCAAGCAGCATCCACGGAGCCTCATTCACTCCTAACAAGAAGCACCTCTTTTGATTATTTATTCAGGCCAGAAAACGCAAGCTACTACCGCAAAAGATATGGAACACCAGCTGTTGTGCTGTGAAGTGGAAACCATCAGAAGAGCTTACCAAGATGCAAACTTACTAAATGACCGAGTTCTACAGACAATGCTCAAAGCAGAGGAAAATTACCTTCCGTCTCCAAATTACTTCAAGTGTGTCCAGaaagaaataatacctaaaaTGAGGAAAATTGTGGCTACATGGATGTTAGAGGTATGTATATTTATGATGTCTAAATGTATTGCTGAAAAGTTTGTCCAAACACTAACCATGCCCTTTGGACGCAATGTATTGAATTGGTCGTTTAATGCTTCGTACATTTTATACTTCACAAGCATGATCGTTCATATTATGTAAACATATTGacatgtagtaggctaatgtttcATTTGTGTACGGTtgtccaagtaggctaaaatagaTTTGGAACACGGTTGTAGCCTATCGGGCTATTTCCCACGTATCGTGTGTGTTCAGTAATTACAACACTAGCAATGTAGCTGCTCGATTATTTTCTTTGTCGGCGACTTATTTAATGTAATTTTGTATTTAGATGTAATTTCCCCCCCAAAATTAATAGCAATGTACACGTATGCAGTCTTACTCTTGCCAGTATTATGCGCCATCTTTGTTGTCGTATGCGTAGGTTTTTAATATAATTAAAAATATTTAATAATGTCAGCTATGACAGTAACTCAATCAGCAAGGCGAAAAGTATATCTTGGGTATGCATGTGTAATCCTGTCGCATGGATGGCGAAAAATGATTATATAAAACCGTAAAGTTTTGTTTCGGCTTACTAATCAGGCTGCTGTTGCTGCAGTTTTATGAAGGTCGCTCTGGAAACATGATCGTTTtcacaaaaaatgtaaataaaaatgcTTTTTAAATGGTCGGATATGATACTATATCGATTAATCAACATTTACATGTAGTTAGAGATTGAGTCTTATGTCGACATACATTTATTATTAATTTCAGAAATTGTGAGTCAGCACAAGATCTAAATGTCGCACGCTCCACGAGAAAGAGCGTTGacttgtaaattcaattgttttCATGTGTTTACTATGAAAATTCGACATTTCATGAAACTATCCGATAAGGTATACCATAAGGATCATTTACATGCTAATTTGACAAACCGGGAcaatttttacatattttttattCTTTTTTGAAAAGATGACGAACTAGAAATTTAAGGGGAAAGTTGCATTGACGCCACCTTTGTGTCTTTCCAAGAAGCGACTGAAAACAGCCTAAATTCTCAACTATTTCAATTTCCGTTTTAATTAGACCTAAGCAACTTTCAGCTTTTCGAAATACATGATTTTATGTTAATTGCATTGGCAGACTATAGCCCACTTTGCGCCACCTGAAGCCTATAATTAGGCCATAGCTATTGTTTTAAGGACAGCCTTAAGGAATAGAAGGATAATTAAAAAAATGTGTTGTTGTCATTACAGTATTTCGTTTTCACTTATGGGCAGGCCTTTTTATTGGTATATACAATCGACCTGAATGCACTTATAGGCCtatattataggctactgtaATTTGAGGCTATAGACTAAATTGCTGTTTTCACTTCTAGGTCTGCGAGGAACAGAAATGCGAGGAGGAGGTTTTTCCCCTGGCTATGAACTACTTGGATAGATTTTTGTCTGTGGAGCTCACAAATAAAACCAGATTACAACTCCTGGGAGCTACTTGTATGTTTTTGGCCTCAAAGATGAAGGAAACGGTCCCTTTAACTGCAGATAAGTTGTGCATTTACACCGACAACTCCATCCGGCCCAGCGATCTATTGGTAAATGAGCAATGTCAATCTTCTAAATAGACACTCTGTATATGGCTGTAGTTATAATCCATTTAATATCGACCAGACAATTGTAATGTGCATTTTCATAATATAGGCCTATAGTTAGCCTACTACTTGTCTTAGTTTCTCTTTGACTGGATCTAAATCATTATTGCATTTTTTGTGTGTTAATTTCAAAGAAAGTTTGCACCAAAGAACATTTGGTTTCTTATACATTTCAAAAGGTAGTCTACAGCGGTGTAGCGCAATGACATGACGAGGGCGACATCTCCCTCTAGTGGATAACGTAAAACGTAGAATAAATTATGTGAAGCTACTTGTGAAGTTCGATTGTCTCATTGCGCACGTCTGTCTTTTTTTGTAGCAAATGGAACTACTGACTCTAAACAAGTTGAAATGGGATCTAGCATCGGTAACACCACACGATTTCATAGACCATTTCCTCTCCAAGCTACCAGTCCATCAGAACACGAAGCAGATTCTGCGCAAGCATGCCCAGACATTCGTGGCTCTCTGTGCAACAGGTAGGCCCACGCATGAACCACCGGTTTCCTGTCACTGCGCCATAACCACTTTTTCAGGGACCAATGGctaatatatgttatattttgtCTGCATTTTTCCCCCCACTTGTCAGGATAACTCTTCCTTCTTGAAGGGCCCAGGTGGCCAATGGTCAATGTAAATGGTTGGGGGTATGGGCTCTGGTGCAGGAATGAGTGTACAAGGCCTAACATGTTTTATGGAGGGTGTCTCAGTCACTGTATAGTGTGGACAAGTAGAGGAGGTACTGGAATGGAGTCAGTGATCTCTTTTTCTCCAGATCAGTTTCATGTGATTATGGGTTTGCTTCTCACATTGCTTTGTTGTTTCTCCCGAAAGGCAGGGTTTGCTCAATAGCTTTTGAATCCGTTGTCACTGGGGTATGTTTTAGGGCTATTGTGGAAATGAAACAGGTTGTGCTGTCAATGCATTCATTTGTGAAAATATATCTACTGCATGCATGGGGGGGTAGGGGGGGGGGTAGGCAGGCAGTCAGTTGGGGGATGGACACTGTCCACTCTAGATTCATGGTCACCTTTCATGCACTTGGAGTAGGAAGTGGGGTGCTAACCTCTTTAGAGGAGATCAGCTCAGTGGGGTTTAAAACTATAATTTATATGGGGGAAACGGGTGGGAAAGAGTGGTATTTCCTTTCTTCTTGGAAAAAGTTTTGAAGTGATGTACCCATTGAATGCGTGTGCTGGAAGTACTTTTGTACCTGATCTATTTTGTCCATGAGCTAGATTTATTGTTTTTGGAAGCGTGTGCATGCGCACCGGTGTCCTGTCAGTGGCTGGTCGTGAAATAAGGCACATTCAGGATATTGTGAGTGGAAAGGAGCAACAGGATATCCATTGTCCCCTACATCATTATGCCACAGCCTAGAATGGCCTCCCTCACATAACCTCCACATTAATCCTATTGAAAGCTCATGTGTACTATTTAGTCAATGATCTGTTTCAGATGTTTTGCTTTACGACATAAGTACCTACCGTCTCTTTCTTTTGTCTTCCCTGTAGATGTCAAATTCATTGCCAACCCTCCCTCCATGATCGCAGCGGGCAGTGTGGCAGCAGCGGTCCAGGGGCTGTACTTAAAGAGCAAAGATGGTGCACTGTCATCTCAGAACCTAACCAACTTTCTGTCCCAAGTCATCAGGAGTGACCCGGTACGTCAAACACAGCTCCCCGGGCCTTTACATTGCACCATACACATGCTTGCATTGACTATTTGTCACAAACCCTTTCGCTACGATTGTCTTTCAGATATTTTGCTTCATTATGctgacagtatctctctctcctcacaggaCTGCCTGAGGTCATGTCAGGAACAGATTGAGTCTCTGCTTGAGTCTAGTCTGAGACAGGCACAGCAACATAATGTCTCCACAGAAACAAAAAGGGTAGATGAGGATGTGGACCTGTCCTGCACCCCTACAGATGTGAGGGACATTAACATTTGAGTGGCATCCTCTGCATTTTTGGGGAAATATTTTTGAGGCTCTGGCCTTACCAAGAGGCCATCTGGGAAAAGAGGACACCAGCGCACCCTCGAGTCGTCACCCTCTGAACACCCTCTGGCAAATGCTTTTGTGCCACACCTGTTACGGTGCCCCGGCCTGTATGGCCTCCCAGTGACGTGTGGCCGCCCTCAGCCAGGGCTGTCAAGGACTGAACACCTCACTTTTCTGAGACCACCAgttttccctctcactctcccatcCTGCTCAAGACCTAGACAAGGATGATAGCAAAAACGAATTCTTATGGAAGATGCACAACTATATGGATGAAACGAAAACATTATAGTTTGTGCAAGATTAAGCCACAGAAATATACATTGTTACCACCCAATGTTGAACTAGGATTTTTAAATACCATAGACTGACTTTACATGCTTACTTAAAACATTCAAAATAACAACAAGTAGGTATTTTTCGTCTGTCTAGGTTTTTTATTTGAAGTATAAATTCATTTATAAAAGAGAAGGGGCATTTTTGTTCTCTAATAGATAGGCATTTTGCTTGATTTCAAAACTCCCCTgtttaaaacaacaaaaaatatttgcATCTAGGCATCTGTGTATCCCTGCTTGCTTATGCGTTTAGTCACTTTATTATATTGTCTAGACTTCTAAAGAAATTCTGAGCCCCTAGTTTTGGCCTCTTCTCTTTTTAACTGGGTTGTATAACTCAACAGTA
It encodes:
- the LOC106562055 gene encoding G1/S-specific cyclin-D1, whose translation is MEHQLLCCEVETIRRAYQDANLLNDRVLQTMLKAEENYLPSPNYFKCVQKEIIPKMRKIVATWMLEVCEEQKCEEEVFPLAMNYLDRFLSVELTNKTRLQLLGATCMFLASKMKETVPLTADKLCIYTDNSIRPSDLLQMELLTLNKLKWDLASVTPHDFIDHFLSKLPVHQNTKQILRKHAQTFVALCATDVKFIANPPSMIAAGSVAAAVQGLYLKSKDGALSSQNLTNFLSQVIRSDPDCLRSCQEQIESLLESSLRQAQQHNVSTETKRVDEDVDLSCTPTDVRDINI